From Thermococcus sp., the proteins below share one genomic window:
- a CDS encoding YbhB/YbcL family Raf kinase inhibitor-like protein yields the protein MREMVPLIIALLLIGAGCIGGGEKMSAPKTLEVGSVFHNGGYIPAKFTCDGEDINPPIFIGNISERTKSLVIIVDDPDAPMGTFTHWIAWNIPPRGEIPEAVPKVGRVEKPIPMVQGRNDFGKIGYGGPCPPRGKPHHYHFKVYALDTTLNLPPGATRKELEKAMEGHVIQWGELVGLYERK from the coding sequence ATGAGGGAGATGGTTCCGCTGATAATAGCGCTACTCCTAATCGGGGCCGGCTGTATAGGTGGGGGTGAGAAAATGAGCGCCCCGAAGACCCTTGAGGTCGGTTCCGTCTTCCACAATGGGGGCTACATCCCGGCCAAGTTCACCTGCGACGGGGAGGACATAAACCCGCCGATTTTCATAGGCAACATAAGCGAAAGGACAAAAAGCCTCGTCATTATAGTTGACGACCCTGACGCCCCTATGGGAACGTTCACCCACTGGATAGCATGGAACATTCCACCTCGAGGCGAGATTCCCGAAGCAGTTCCAAAGGTTGGAAGGGTGGAGAAGCCGATTCCGATGGTTCAGGGAAGGAACGACTTCGGGAAAATAGGCTACGGCGGTCCGTGTCCCCCGAGAGGAAAACCCCACCACTACCACTTCAAAGTTTACGCCCTCGATACCACCCTGAACCTCCCGCCAGGAGCAACGAGAAAAGAACTTGAAAAGGCAATGGAAGGACACGTAATCCAGTGGGGAGAGCTCGTTGGCCTCTATGAGAGGAAATGA
- the nuoI gene encoding NADH-quinone oxidoreductase subunit NuoI: protein MARVVGEEKVKLKKSFVKPWMGLKYLFKKPVTIKIPFEKIEPAPKYRGFHTLDWKKCVGCNFCGQICPARAIEMTWLEVDGKMEKRPHPKVDYGRCTFCQFCVDVCPTGALGFSESYILTTDGTGDALELFNWVPIHPDKVKELNERFGDYRFPVVKIEKKADGTYVYYLRDGSKIEFKVLGYGIRPPKKSTPAKPATKSAPAKTTGTTEKNEKSSGKDSKE from the coding sequence ATGGCGAGAGTTGTTGGCGAGGAGAAAGTTAAGCTCAAGAAATCATTCGTCAAGCCCTGGATGGGCCTCAAGTACCTGTTCAAGAAGCCGGTGACGATAAAGATACCCTTCGAGAAGATAGAGCCCGCTCCGAAGTACAGGGGATTCCACACCCTCGACTGGAAGAAATGCGTCGGCTGTAACTTCTGTGGACAGATATGTCCAGCTAGAGCGATAGAGATGACGTGGCTCGAAGTGGACGGCAAGATGGAGAAGAGGCCTCACCCTAAGGTGGACTACGGAAGGTGTACCTTCTGCCAGTTCTGTGTGGATGTCTGCCCGACAGGAGCGCTCGGTTTCAGCGAGAGTTACATACTGACTACAGACGGAACGGGAGATGCCCTTGAGCTCTTCAACTGGGTGCCCATTCACCCCGACAAGGTTAAAGAGCTCAACGAGCGCTTTGGGGACTACCGCTTCCCCGTGGTCAAGATAGAGAAGAAAGCCGACGGAACCTACGTCTACTACCTCCGCGACGGTTCGAAGATAGAGTTCAAGGTACTCGGCTACGGCATAAGGCCACCGAAGAAGTCGACACCTGCGAAGCCTGCGACAAAATCCGCACCGGCAAAGACTACCGGCACCACGGAGAAGAATGAGAAGTCCTCAGGAAAGGACTCCAAGGAGTGA
- the hcp gene encoding hydroxylamine reductase, producing the protein MAVKVPNNGKEAGILMRCDQCSMSLPGGCTFRGICGKDPDLNSLQEALIYGIKGTAAYYYHAYELGYKDDEIGFFLSKALYSTLTNVNFDKNRFLELILENGRIHLKAMELLDRAYTETYGNPEPVKVPTGTDEGHGILITGHTYRALYELLKQIREMGLEDEIRVYTHSEMLPAHSYPEFRKFESLYGNWGGSWVYQRKEFSEFPGAILGTSNCVQQPPKSYADRMFTTDIAGLEGVLHLENDYEPLIKRALETPRMERKENGYIVTGFHHTNVLPLMDKLIELINEGKIRHVFVIGGCDVPNPKMSYYEKLTAIVPEDAIILSAACGKFRYNRRDYGEIEGIPRFMDFGQCNNVYSIIQIAGALAKELDVGLNDLPVSIVLSWMEQKAIGILYSLLYLGIKGIYIGPKAPEFFTPNVFETIRKKFDLRLISEPEEDLKRMLNSTTAVSEDSPLLD; encoded by the coding sequence ATGGCCGTGAAAGTTCCCAACAACGGAAAGGAAGCTGGAATCCTCATGAGGTGCGACCAGTGTTCGATGAGCCTTCCGGGAGGATGTACCTTCAGGGGAATCTGTGGAAAGGACCCCGACCTGAACTCCCTCCAAGAGGCCCTCATTTACGGAATAAAGGGAACGGCCGCCTACTACTACCACGCCTACGAGCTCGGCTACAAGGACGATGAAATCGGCTTCTTCCTGAGCAAGGCCCTCTACTCGACCCTCACCAACGTGAACTTCGACAAGAACCGCTTCCTTGAGCTCATCCTTGAAAACGGAAGGATACACCTCAAGGCGATGGAGCTTCTCGACAGGGCCTACACCGAGACCTACGGAAACCCGGAGCCGGTCAAGGTTCCGACCGGAACCGACGAGGGCCACGGAATACTCATCACCGGCCACACCTACAGGGCCCTCTACGAACTCCTCAAGCAGATACGGGAGATGGGCCTCGAGGATGAAATAAGGGTCTACACCCACTCCGAGATGCTCCCGGCCCATTCATATCCCGAGTTCAGGAAGTTCGAGTCCCTCTACGGCAACTGGGGAGGTTCGTGGGTCTACCAGAGGAAGGAGTTCAGCGAGTTCCCGGGAGCAATCCTCGGAACGAGCAACTGTGTCCAGCAGCCGCCGAAGAGCTACGCCGACAGGATGTTCACGACGGATATAGCTGGCCTCGAAGGTGTTCTCCACCTCGAGAACGACTACGAACCCTTAATCAAGCGCGCCCTGGAGACGCCGAGGATGGAAAGGAAGGAGAATGGCTATATAGTCACCGGCTTCCACCACACCAACGTTCTTCCCCTCATGGACAAGCTCATCGAACTAATCAACGAGGGCAAGATAAGGCACGTCTTCGTCATAGGTGGCTGTGACGTTCCCAACCCGAAGATGAGCTACTACGAGAAGCTCACCGCAATAGTTCCTGAGGATGCGATAATCCTCTCGGCCGCGTGCGGTAAGTTCCGCTACAACAGGCGCGACTACGGTGAAATCGAGGGAATCCCGCGCTTCATGGACTTCGGCCAGTGTAACAACGTCTACTCGATAATCCAGATTGCTGGTGCGCTCGCCAAGGAGCTCGACGTTGGCCTCAACGACTTGCCCGTCAGCATAGTCCTCAGCTGGATGGAGCAGAAGGCCATAGGGATACTCTACAGCCTCCTCTACCTCGGAATCAAGGGAATCTACATCGGGCCTAAGGCTCCCGAGTTCTTCACACCAAATGTCTTCGAAACAATCAGAAAGAAGTTTGACCTCAGGCTCATAAGCGAGCCCGAGGAGGACCTCAAGAGGATGCTCAACTCGACCACCGCGGTCAGCGAGGATTCCCCGCTTCTTGACTGA
- a CDS encoding leucine/methionine racemase: MLPGKEEVIDGYSRYISRASHVTYTPIVPYKARNALVWDVDGREYIDFLSDAAVQNVGHNNPRVVEAVKRTTDRLLHFTFIYGFPVEPYLLAKKLAEIAPIESPKVAFGLSGSDANDGAIKFARAYTGRRAIIGYLRSYYGSTYGAMSVTGLDFEVRSKVGQLSDIHFIPYPNCYRCPFGKEPGKCRMECLEYLKEKFEGEVHAEGVALLLAEPIQGDAGMVVPPEGYFQKLKRLLDEHGILLGVDEVQSGLGRTGRWFAIEHFSVEPDIITLAKPLGGGLPISAVIGRAEIMDSLPPLGHAFTLSGNPVASAAALAVIEEIKERNLLARAERLGKKAKNRLERMKKRHELIGDVRGLGLMLGVELVKDRETKERAYDEAKKVVWRAYELGLIVAFLQGNVLRIQPPLTIEEELLEEGLDRLEEAIEDVENGDVPEDVVKKVQGW; the protein is encoded by the coding sequence ATGCTACCCGGGAAGGAAGAGGTCATAGATGGCTACTCCCGTTACATCTCGAGGGCTTCCCACGTTACATATACCCCCATTGTTCCCTACAAAGCCCGGAATGCCCTGGTGTGGGACGTTGATGGAAGGGAGTACATAGACTTCCTAAGCGATGCTGCCGTTCAGAACGTCGGCCACAACAACCCCCGCGTGGTCGAGGCCGTTAAGAGGACCACGGATAGGTTGCTCCACTTCACCTTCATCTACGGCTTCCCGGTCGAGCCCTACCTGCTGGCGAAGAAGCTGGCCGAGATAGCACCCATAGAAAGCCCGAAGGTGGCCTTCGGTCTGAGCGGGAGCGACGCCAACGACGGGGCAATAAAGTTCGCGAGGGCCTACACAGGCAGAAGGGCCATCATAGGCTATTTGCGGAGCTACTACGGCTCGACTTACGGAGCTATGAGCGTCACTGGACTAGACTTTGAAGTCCGCTCCAAGGTCGGCCAGCTTAGCGACATCCACTTTATTCCCTATCCAAACTGCTACCGCTGTCCCTTTGGAAAAGAACCCGGAAAGTGCCGTATGGAATGCCTGGAATACCTGAAGGAGAAGTTCGAGGGGGAGGTTCACGCGGAGGGCGTCGCGCTCCTCCTGGCGGAACCGATACAGGGCGATGCAGGAATGGTGGTTCCACCTGAGGGTTACTTCCAAAAACTGAAAAGGCTCCTCGACGAGCATGGAATCCTCCTCGGCGTTGATGAAGTCCAGAGCGGGCTTGGGAGGACTGGCAGGTGGTTCGCCATCGAGCACTTCAGTGTTGAGCCCGACATAATAACCCTCGCGAAGCCACTCGGCGGTGGACTCCCGATAAGTGCTGTAATCGGGAGAGCTGAGATAATGGACTCTCTTCCACCGCTCGGCCATGCATTCACCCTGAGCGGGAATCCCGTGGCGAGCGCCGCGGCTTTGGCCGTTATCGAGGAAATCAAGGAGCGGAACCTTTTGGCTAGAGCGGAAAGACTTGGAAAGAAAGCCAAGAACAGGCTCGAGAGGATGAAGAAAAGGCATGAGCTCATAGGTGACGTCCGCGGTCTCGGCCTCATGCTCGGTGTTGAGCTCGTAAAGGACAGGGAAACGAAGGAGAGGGCCTACGACGAAGCCAAAAAGGTCGTCTGGAGGGCCTACGAGCTGGGCCTTATAGTAGCGTTCCTCCAGGGCAACGTCCTGAGGATTCAACCGCCCCTTACAATAGAAGAGGAGCTCCTCGAAGAAGGTCTTGACAGGCTTGAAGAAGCGATAGAAGACGTTGAAAACGGAGATGTCCCGGAAGACGTTGTAAAAAAGGTGCAGGGATGGTGA
- a CDS encoding NADH-quinone oxidoreductase subunit D: MANLEVPKELREEAKAHDMYLHPIAKDTYELFFGPQHMATENFSIILKMDGNRIEKAIVNPGFLHRGFEKLAEQRPYFTNIALLLRICVPESDVPENIYSMAVDEIVGWEVPERAIWIRNVVLEMARVSAWMFWIMGFGNEIGLYTPGQWAAAYRERLMRLFEELTGGRVYHIYTVPGGVRRDIPGDRWLRQLRDTVEYIKSKLKDFDEILFDNYITFERTEGVGVMDKKFALKHAVTGPNLRAVGVPYDVRKDDPYYLYDQLDFEVPILKEGDSLARVLVRRYELEQDLYILEQLLDMGPPSGPYMVQDARLKALPRFKPPKGDAYAHVESTKGDFGAYVVSDGSHKPYRVHIRGPSQSHGVTVLEELLKGARLADVPVILKTLDNCPPDIDR; this comes from the coding sequence ATGGCGAATTTAGAGGTTCCGAAGGAGCTTAGGGAGGAAGCAAAGGCCCACGACATGTACCTTCATCCGATAGCAAAAGACACCTACGAGCTGTTCTTCGGTCCACAGCACATGGCAACCGAGAACTTCAGCATAATCCTCAAAATGGACGGCAACAGGATAGAGAAGGCCATAGTCAATCCTGGCTTTCTGCACAGAGGTTTTGAGAAATTAGCGGAGCAGAGGCCCTACTTTACCAACATCGCTTTACTCCTCCGTATCTGTGTCCCCGAGAGCGACGTTCCCGAGAACATCTACTCGATGGCCGTTGACGAGATAGTCGGCTGGGAGGTTCCCGAGAGGGCTATATGGATTAGGAACGTTGTTCTTGAGATGGCAAGGGTTTCAGCTTGGATGTTCTGGATAATGGGTTTTGGAAACGAGATAGGTCTCTACACCCCCGGTCAGTGGGCTGCTGCCTACCGTGAGAGGCTAATGCGCCTCTTTGAGGAACTCACTGGAGGGAGAGTCTACCATATCTACACCGTTCCAGGGGGAGTGAGAAGGGACATACCAGGCGACCGCTGGTTGAGACAGCTCCGCGATACCGTGGAGTACATCAAGTCCAAGCTCAAGGACTTTGACGAGATACTCTTTGACAACTACATAACCTTTGAGAGGACCGAAGGCGTTGGTGTGATGGACAAGAAGTTTGCCCTCAAGCATGCTGTAACCGGTCCGAACCTCAGGGCCGTCGGCGTTCCCTACGACGTCAGGAAGGACGACCCCTACTACCTCTACGACCAGCTCGACTTCGAGGTTCCTATCTTGAAGGAAGGAGACAGTCTTGCACGTGTTCTGGTAAGGAGGTACGAGCTAGAGCAGGACCTCTACATACTGGAGCAACTCCTCGACATGGGGCCGCCCAGCGGGCCTTACATGGTTCAGGACGCCCGTCTAAAGGCCCTGCCGAGGTTCAAGCCACCTAAGGGAGATGCCTACGCCCACGTCGAGTCAACGAAGGGCGACTTTGGAGCGTACGTCGTCAGCGACGGAAGCCACAAACCCTACCGCGTCCACATACGCGGACCGAGCCAGAGCCACGGCGTTACAGTGCTTGAAGAACTGCTTAAAGGTGCCCGCCTTGCAGATGTTCCGGTCATATTGAAGACCCTTGACAACTGTCCGCCCGACATAGACAGGTGA
- a CDS encoding DUF2284 domain-containing protein, whose product MKVLWEKEVPAEKIVVSPRPVWKCRACPMYGKRPSCPPYAPEWREARDWVGHYRKALLIKFQVDMARFEEEKRKAILYLLKREEELFKEGKLYAMALFPGSCNLCDDCPFEKGKACRIPTKVRPSVDAIGIEISSLVQINFSESVLYGIIMVE is encoded by the coding sequence ATGAAGGTGCTCTGGGAGAAAGAAGTGCCGGCGGAGAAAATAGTGGTCTCTCCTCGACCGGTGTGGAAGTGCCGGGCCTGTCCCATGTACGGCAAGAGGCCAAGCTGTCCCCCGTACGCCCCGGAGTGGAGGGAGGCAAGGGACTGGGTCGGTCACTACAGGAAGGCCCTTCTGATAAAGTTTCAGGTGGACATGGCACGATTTGAGGAGGAAAAGAGAAAGGCCATCCTCTACCTCCTAAAACGCGAGGAGGAGCTCTTCAAAGAAGGAAAGCTCTACGCAATGGCACTCTTTCCCGGGAGTTGTAACCTCTGCGACGACTGTCCCTTCGAGAAAGGGAAGGCCTGCAGAATTCCAACCAAGGTTCGCCCGAGTGTTGATGCCATCGGGATAGAGATAAGCTCGCTCGTTCAAATCAACTTCTCGGAGAGCGTCCTCTACGGGATAATCATGGTGGAGTGA
- a CDS encoding NADH-quinone oxidoreductase subunit C: MAVNENVKKVEAQPVEEKPTLPDTKEGRLVKLILEKAPYAEGNVRRERRVEFKVPVERIHEFLELASETFEMLIQISVVDWLKENEFELVYQLWSVSESVHAFVRTRVPRENAKLPTMMDIWPVAETYEREAHEFFGIVFEGNPRLGPFILEPREYEKHPFRKDFNTLSYVKIIYGEDFDRYDESKTNYVI, from the coding sequence ATGGCTGTGAATGAAAACGTTAAGAAAGTTGAGGCCCAACCCGTTGAGGAAAAACCGACCCTTCCAGACACCAAGGAGGGAAGACTCGTAAAGCTCATCCTTGAGAAGGCTCCCTACGCCGAGGGGAACGTAAGAAGGGAGAGGCGCGTTGAGTTCAAGGTTCCAGTGGAGAGAATACACGAGTTCCTCGAACTAGCGAGCGAAACCTTCGAGATGCTCATACAGATAAGCGTCGTTGACTGGCTTAAAGAGAATGAGTTCGAGCTTGTCTACCAGCTCTGGAGCGTTAGCGAGAGCGTGCATGCCTTCGTCAGGACGAGGGTTCCGAGGGAAAATGCAAAGCTCCCGACCATGATGGACATATGGCCGGTCGCTGAAACCTACGAGAGGGAGGCACACGAGTTCTTCGGGATAGTCTTTGAAGGCAATCCAAGGCTCGGGCCCTTCATCCTTGAGCCGAGGGAGTACGAGAAGCATCCCTTCAGAAAGGACTTCAACACGCTGAGCTATGTCAAGATCATCTATGGAGAGGACTTCGACAGGTATGATGAGAGCAAGACGAATTATGTAATCTGA
- a CDS encoding PIN domain-containing protein, whose translation MKPAEVITKPELQVLLNVLAEREELLVSYPLYGIPLLKARPSEKGYTVEVIADRKTFNSRVPPRLSSELPTWSDFYECFISSGILRYDNVGEFLQNLELYQRLKKGVVFAPDTNLFYHRFISSFKPLDGYQIVVAEAVKKEIEDAMNYKYRHRQLEEIARDVLNAHLLKEFSNRRTKRSRKAAYIALKEFERLKPRIIIAESVSEVAHNNDEIIVKSLKRYDNMTPTLLVFLTADIAITDVAEMEGLEYFLFKYPREELGRHEVSAYQLRTLLFNLSAVFGVIELNGILIFGEFGGKANLDELKVVFEGENGVYHEFFFHLKLSRKLMEIMRD comes from the coding sequence ATGAAACCCGCTGAGGTCATAACAAAGCCCGAACTTCAGGTTCTCCTAAACGTCTTAGCCGAGAGAGAAGAGCTCCTCGTGAGCTATCCCCTCTACGGCATTCCACTCCTCAAAGCCCGGCCGAGCGAGAAAGGCTACACCGTTGAAGTTATCGCAGATAGGAAGACCTTTAACTCCCGCGTTCCGCCGAGGCTATCCTCCGAACTCCCGACGTGGAGCGACTTCTACGAGTGTTTTATCTCATCGGGAATACTCAGGTACGACAACGTTGGCGAGTTCCTCCAGAACCTTGAGCTTTATCAGCGGCTTAAGAAGGGTGTTGTCTTTGCCCCAGACACAAACCTCTTCTACCACCGCTTTATCTCCTCATTCAAACCCCTTGACGGCTACCAAATCGTCGTTGCAGAGGCAGTTAAGAAGGAAATCGAGGACGCGATGAACTACAAGTACAGGCACAGGCAACTGGAAGAAATTGCGAGGGATGTTCTCAACGCCCACCTCCTGAAAGAGTTCAGCAACAGGAGGACGAAGAGGAGCAGAAAAGCGGCCTATATAGCGCTCAAAGAGTTTGAGAGGCTCAAGCCAAGGATAATCATAGCTGAGAGTGTTAGCGAAGTTGCCCACAACAACGACGAAATCATCGTGAAGTCGCTCAAAAGGTACGACAACATGACCCCGACTCTACTCGTCTTCCTGACGGCCGACATAGCGATAACCGACGTTGCCGAAATGGAGGGTCTTGAGTACTTTCTCTTCAAGTATCCTCGGGAGGAATTGGGACGGCATGAAGTTTCTGCATACCAGCTCAGAACGTTGCTCTTCAACCTCTCAGCCGTTTTTGGGGTTATTGAGCTCAACGGGATTCTGATTTTCGGAGAGTTCGGTGGTAAGGCGAACCTCGATGAGCTGAAGGTTGTCTTTGAAGGAGAAAACGGAGTCTACCATGAGTTCTTCTTCCATCTCAAGCTGAGCAGGAAGCTGATGGAAATAATGAGGGATTAA
- a CDS encoding glutaredoxin has product MKKAGMVLLLLVLVGFSAGCIGSSSNSTASTISTSKEPQKPSYVDVNGTRIYLNEIHFYMYGLKTCPHCRHMHEWIPQEYGERALTYYELLDNKTNMNLFNQLAQLTGITGVPAIAITYNGTLYAVIEGEFNVTATPEILATAIKNDGVLLFTGKTYLLSYKDPKAKLVIRALYTIFVRHEPVNVQEILNELKGNSTGNSTGN; this is encoded by the coding sequence ATGAAAAAGGCTGGAATGGTTCTCCTACTGCTGGTTCTTGTTGGGTTCTCGGCCGGTTGTATAGGGAGCTCCAGCAACTCCACCGCATCCACTATCTCAACCTCCAAGGAACCCCAGAAGCCATCATACGTTGACGTCAATGGGACAAGGATTTATCTGAACGAGATTCACTTCTACATGTACGGGCTTAAAACCTGCCCCCACTGCAGGCACATGCATGAATGGATTCCCCAGGAATACGGCGAAAGGGCCCTGACATACTACGAGCTCCTCGACAACAAGACCAACATGAACCTTTTCAACCAACTTGCCCAGCTGACTGGTATAACTGGTGTTCCAGCCATAGCAATTACCTACAACGGAACACTTTACGCGGTCATTGAGGGGGAGTTCAACGTTACCGCAACGCCGGAAATCCTCGCTACGGCAATTAAGAACGACGGTGTGCTACTCTTCACGGGGAAGACGTACCTGCTCTCCTACAAGGACCCTAAGGCTAAGCTTGTCATAAGAGCGCTCTACACAATATTCGTCAGGCATGAGCCGGTTAACGTTCAGGAGATACTCAACGAGCTGAAGGGTAACTCGACAGGTAATTCAACTGGCAACTAA
- a CDS encoding Lrp/AsnC family transcriptional regulator, translated as MAEVEKLDELDRAILHILQEDGRASYSEIARRLKVPESTVRLRVKKLVERGIIRKFVALINPFKAGYSVVAFIAVDVEPSKIKEAVEKLKELPEVDVLGIATGAHDILMQVTVKDLQELENFLVEKLGRIEGIKSTETSILTSVKKWGYARVF; from the coding sequence ATGGCTGAGGTAGAAAAGCTGGACGAGCTGGACAGGGCGATACTCCACATACTCCAGGAGGATGGGAGGGCCAGCTACTCTGAGATAGCGAGAAGGTTGAAGGTGCCCGAGTCAACGGTCAGGTTAAGGGTGAAGAAACTTGTTGAGAGGGGCATAATCAGAAAGTTTGTCGCACTCATAAACCCCTTCAAAGCCGGCTACTCTGTTGTGGCATTTATAGCGGTTGACGTAGAGCCGAGCAAGATAAAGGAGGCCGTCGAAAAGTTGAAGGAGTTGCCGGAGGTTGATGTTTTAGGTATAGCCACAGGGGCACACGACATACTCATGCAGGTAACGGTAAAGGACCTGCAGGAGCTTGAGAACTTCCTCGTTGAGAAGCTTGGAAGGATAGAGGGGATAAAGAGCACCGAGACATCAATCCTGACGAGCGTTAAGAAGTGGGGCTACGCTAGGGTGTTCTAA
- a CDS encoding thioredoxin family protein yields MDELEIIRRKKMLELMKRAGMIEVKPKRKVIIEVITAPGCPYCPIAIQMARELEKKYEGVVVRELSVATPEGQRKAMEHNILGTPTILIDNKIEFIGVPNFVEFERRVRKRLGLAPQ; encoded by the coding sequence ATGGACGAGTTGGAGATAATAAGGCGAAAGAAAATGCTCGAACTCATGAAACGAGCTGGTATGATTGAAGTAAAGCCGAAGCGAAAAGTGATTATAGAAGTCATAACCGCACCAGGATGTCCCTACTGCCCGATAGCTATACAGATGGCGAGAGAACTTGAGAAAAAGTATGAAGGTGTTGTGGTAAGGGAACTGAGCGTTGCCACCCCCGAAGGCCAAAGGAAGGCCATGGAACACAACATCCTTGGAACGCCGACGATACTCATAGACAACAAAATTGAATTTATCGGAGTCCCAAATTTCGTGGAGTTCGAGAGGAGAGTTAGAAAAAGGCTGGGTCTAGCTCCCCAGTAA
- a CDS encoding cytochrome c biogenesis protein CcdA: MKGEIKALVAILVSSFGISALALYLLGISGFIPKFYALAMSDSINPCTFVIYTMLLIAISVREVSRRRLYVIGSAFILAVYLSYFLLGVGLLYLGQYIPLWLAGVFAVGFGIYTMVTGILKRSRVGDKAKIRRKIFSADATFIGSFLLGVIVSTTLLPCSAGSYLVYATIIAHGSRALAFFLLALYNLIFVLPLVVILLAMGSVSGSKRFSQAMVRHSMELSIVAGLLLIGIGVWVLLGS; this comes from the coding sequence ATGAAAGGCGAAATCAAAGCTTTGGTGGCAATCCTAGTTTCCTCCTTTGGAATCAGTGCTTTAGCCCTGTACCTCCTCGGCATATCGGGGTTCATTCCAAAGTTCTACGCCTTGGCCATGAGCGACTCAATCAACCCCTGCACATTCGTGATTTACACGATGCTTCTCATCGCGATATCCGTGAGGGAGGTATCACGGAGGAGGCTCTACGTAATAGGGTCAGCCTTCATACTTGCCGTTTACCTCTCGTATTTTCTCCTCGGAGTCGGCCTCCTTTACCTCGGTCAGTACATCCCGCTCTGGCTCGCGGGGGTTTTTGCCGTAGGCTTTGGAATATACACAATGGTCACGGGAATCCTTAAGCGTTCGAGGGTTGGAGATAAGGCCAAAATAAGAAGAAAAATCTTCAGCGCCGATGCGACGTTTATCGGCTCTTTTCTGCTGGGCGTAATCGTATCTACAACCCTCCTACCGTGCTCCGCTGGGAGTTACCTTGTTTATGCCACAATTATTGCCCATGGAAGCAGGGCACTGGCATTCTTCCTGCTGGCGCTCTACAACCTGATATTCGTCCTGCCCCTCGTTGTGATACTCCTAGCGATGGGAAGCGTTAGCGGGAGCAAACGCTTTTCTCAGGCGATGGTGAGGCACAGCATGGAGCTCTCGATTGTAGCAGGTCTGTTGCTCATCGGAATTGGGGTATGGGTCTTACTGGGGAGCTAG
- a CDS encoding helix-turn-helix domain-containing protein has product MKVTAFEVASRYVYPSLRRRLVEHLRNKGLKQVEIAELLHVTQSAVSRYLNMDRGSMIDVSKFSDIDRELEELADEILESHPGEYVIHRRLIEIALKMLGRGYVCTFHSRIDPEVNPAECRICIELFG; this is encoded by the coding sequence ATGAAGGTTACAGCCTTTGAGGTTGCATCGCGCTATGTCTACCCCTCGCTCAGAAGGCGCCTTGTTGAGCACCTTCGGAATAAGGGGCTGAAACAGGTTGAGATAGCGGAGCTTCTGCACGTTACCCAGTCGGCTGTTTCGCGGTACCTCAACATGGACAGGGGCTCAATGATAGATGTCTCGAAGTTCAGCGATATCGACAGAGAACTGGAGGAACTGGCAGACGAAATTCTTGAATCCCATCCGGGCGAGTATGTGATTCACCGAAGGCTCATTGAAATAGCCCTTAAAATGCTCGGAAGAGGTTACGTTTGCACCTTTCACTCTAGGATAGACCCCGAAGTTAACCCCGCGGAATGCAGGATTTGTATTGAGCTGTTCGGATGA
- a CDS encoding NADH-quinone oxidoreductase subunit B family protein, giving the protein MGEDFISYELKEFKLFEPLFKWARKKSLWIVAFCTGCGGIEMPPLFNARYDLERFGMMPNPSPRMGDLFLITGYVTPKTLKRIIITYEMMPDPKYILAHGSCPINGGVYWDSYNVVKQLDKYIPIDVAIAGCMPRPEAVMDGIMEIMRKIEDGTADGWKRYKENYEYYKKNQDKLFGEGWREREAKRWLAWL; this is encoded by the coding sequence ATGGGTGAGGACTTCATAAGCTACGAACTCAAAGAGTTCAAGCTCTTCGAGCCTCTATTCAAATGGGCGAGAAAGAAGAGTCTCTGGATAGTAGCGTTCTGTACAGGGTGCGGTGGTATAGAGATGCCACCCCTATTTAATGCCAGATATGACCTTGAACGCTTTGGTATGATGCCTAACCCGTCCCCCAGGATGGGGGACCTCTTCCTCATTACCGGCTACGTCACGCCGAAGACCCTCAAGAGAATTATCATAACCTACGAGATGATGCCGGACCCCAAATACATACTCGCCCACGGTTCCTGTCCTATTAACGGGGGTGTTTACTGGGACTCCTACAACGTCGTCAAGCAACTCGACAAGTACATCCCGATTGACGTTGCAATAGCTGGCTGTATGCCGAGGCCTGAAGCCGTTATGGATGGTATAATGGAAATCATGAGGAAGATTGAAGACGGTACCGCCGACGGCTGGAAGCGCTATAAGGAGAACTACGAGTACTACAAAAAGAACCAGGACAAGCTCTTTGGCGAAGGCTGGCGTGAGAGGGAAGCCAAGAGGTGGTTGGCATGGCTGTGA